Proteins encoded together in one Neobacillus sp. FSL H8-0543 window:
- a CDS encoding S8 family serine peptidase: MKRKKRKVLSILTAAMLVIPFGMQPQLNATAATKGVSVSANDKLPSPAQKIAKKLETQFDEQEKVTFLIKMKEQVDTATVAKEAEKKASVNKATPAKTKSIKRSSIVSELKATAQETQYELMEFLEKQEEAGKAKEVHSYYVVNAIAVTATKEVMEKVATFQEVEKILPNETRQLFVPEKTNTAVLDGKAETNAIEWNIDRVGAPAVWDMGIDGSGITVASIDTGVQWNHPALQEKYRGYDGDGEVTHENNWFDAVRGQSAPYDDLGHGTHVTGTMVGSEPNGNNAIGVAPGANWIAVKAFTASGGTDVDLLEAGEWILAPNGNPNLAPDVVNNSWGGGAGLDEWYRPMVQAWRSAEIFPEFSAGNTTLSNPGGPGSVANPANYIESVATGATDINDKLGSFSLLGPSPYGEIKPEVTAPGVNIRSSVPGSSYEGGWNGTSMAGPHVSAAVALLLQANSSLTVDELEEILQTTAIPLTDNTYPMSPNNGYGSGLINVFDAVSSVVSGLGKLKGQVTKEGDDSEAPVLEHSQPATVFAGMPLTLEASAVDNISVTNVEVEYQLEDGSTKTIVAERVGGNYQNGTYQANIPGEDIAGNSLVYKWKARDFGGNETVSEYTVTVLPGITVGYAQDFETNPDGWTSYGDLNTWEWGVPSSGPGAAFSGEKVYGTTLAGTYQSRANMSLQMPPVDLPEGSSYLQFKQWHNLERNYDFGHVYVSTDSVNWVQKLRVNNLSNGWIDGEVDLSEYAGQRIYIAFNVKTDGSVVRDGWYIDDVRLTDTPLAAPLKVDLGVDADDKDSANIGMKEKVDPNKLTIALPKSKDASKEQQATPMLLPMNAQVSVLESGRSVKTNPANGSYELSHAAGEFTVVAESYGYYPETKTVTIEQDGEVVADFTLEELPQGNVSGTITNQATGEPVAGATIYLIEDAKIAPVVTDENGQYSLTAYEGEYTLKVIAPHFYSQEVTITLEGSIDQDFEIKPFIGYPGEIGYDDGSAENARAFYDAGNGWAVKMSLAPGNTKALVTGGLFRFWDTEWPVPGGTAFKVEVYDATGVDGAPGKKLAGPIDATALRDGTWTHVDLSGEGIVVEGDFYLVYIQAGINTASPGLGTDEDGEKALRSWQYVGGSWSPSPKEEGNYMIRAVVDYEVTTPTITSPVDGTYTNVGKVTVEGNAAPTTTVHVYNDGEEITTVGANENGKYAVEVELKDGGNVLTSKASTAQGITDASAPVTVIYDQYAPELAITTPTDGSKSNKETVTVTGTVVEDHLNFVKVNGTLASVENGNFSARILLDEGTNDIEVLAEDLAGNVTGDSVQIEVDYSAPVVTDVKPAEDVTLKKGQTVKIEFTSEAGLTTAFSIKMPLTDLSRSQVQNATELPMVEVSPGYYVGYYTATKDMVADGAVIEVKAKDSFGNEARQTADGKLFINVKKQGKEK; the protein is encoded by the coding sequence TTGAAAAGGAAAAAAAGAAAAGTATTATCCATTTTAACTGCTGCCATGCTGGTTATACCTTTTGGTATGCAACCACAACTGAATGCAACAGCAGCAACCAAAGGGGTCAGTGTTTCAGCAAATGACAAGCTACCTTCACCAGCTCAAAAGATTGCTAAAAAGTTAGAAACACAATTTGATGAGCAAGAAAAGGTAACATTTTTGATTAAAATGAAGGAGCAAGTGGATACTGCTACTGTTGCAAAAGAGGCTGAGAAAAAAGCGAGCGTAAATAAAGCGACTCCAGCAAAAACAAAATCCATAAAGCGTTCATCGATCGTCTCTGAATTAAAAGCAACCGCACAGGAAACACAATATGAATTGATGGAGTTTCTTGAAAAGCAAGAGGAAGCTGGGAAGGCAAAGGAAGTTCATTCTTATTATGTAGTGAATGCGATTGCCGTTACAGCTACGAAGGAAGTAATGGAAAAGGTAGCAACTTTCCAAGAGGTAGAAAAAATCTTACCAAACGAAACTAGACAATTGTTTGTTCCTGAAAAAACGAATACGGCCGTATTAGATGGGAAAGCAGAAACAAATGCGATTGAGTGGAATATTGATCGTGTAGGGGCACCAGCCGTTTGGGATATGGGGATTGATGGGAGTGGTATTACCGTGGCGTCCATTGATACAGGTGTTCAATGGAACCATCCAGCCTTACAGGAAAAATATCGCGGGTATGATGGTGATGGTGAAGTAACTCATGAGAACAACTGGTTTGATGCGGTACGAGGTCAATCTGCACCTTATGATGATCTTGGTCATGGAACACATGTAACCGGTACAATGGTTGGATCCGAGCCTAATGGAAACAATGCCATTGGTGTTGCACCAGGTGCTAACTGGATTGCTGTTAAGGCCTTCACCGCAAGTGGCGGAACGGACGTTGATTTATTAGAAGCAGGGGAATGGATTTTAGCACCAAATGGTAATCCTAATCTCGCACCAGATGTCGTGAATAACTCATGGGGTGGAGGAGCTGGACTTGATGAGTGGTACCGCCCAATGGTCCAAGCATGGAGATCCGCGGAAATATTCCCTGAATTCTCTGCAGGAAATACAACGCTAAGTAACCCTGGCGGACCTGGATCCGTTGCTAACCCAGCAAACTATATTGAGTCAGTGGCTACAGGTGCAACAGATATTAATGATAAACTAGGAAGCTTTTCACTATTAGGTCCATCTCCCTATGGAGAAATCAAACCGGAGGTAACAGCTCCTGGGGTGAATATTCGTTCATCTGTTCCTGGTAGCAGTTATGAAGGTGGTTGGAATGGAACGTCTATGGCTGGACCACATGTATCAGCGGCCGTAGCACTACTTTTACAGGCTAATTCGAGTTTAACAGTGGATGAGTTAGAAGAAATTTTACAAACGACGGCAATACCTTTAACAGATAATACCTATCCAATGTCACCAAATAATGGCTATGGATCAGGTCTAATCAATGTTTTTGATGCTGTATCATCTGTCGTTTCGGGGTTAGGAAAACTGAAAGGTCAGGTAACAAAAGAGGGAGACGACAGTGAAGCGCCGGTGTTAGAACATTCCCAACCTGCCACGGTTTTTGCAGGAATGCCTCTAACTTTAGAAGCCTCAGCTGTCGATAATATTAGTGTAACAAATGTGGAAGTGGAATATCAATTGGAAGATGGCTCCACTAAGACAATCGTTGCTGAACGAGTAGGCGGTAATTATCAAAATGGAACCTATCAAGCGAATATTCCTGGAGAAGATATTGCAGGTAATTCGTTAGTATACAAATGGAAAGCTAGGGATTTTGGTGGAAATGAAACAGTCAGTGAATACACAGTAACTGTGCTACCTGGAATAACGGTAGGATATGCACAGGATTTTGAAACTAATCCTGATGGCTGGACCTCCTATGGTGATCTAAATACATGGGAATGGGGTGTTCCATCAAGTGGTCCTGGTGCAGCATTTTCGGGAGAAAAAGTCTATGGTACCACTCTTGCTGGCACGTATCAAAGCCGTGCAAATATGTCATTACAAATGCCTCCTGTTGACTTACCAGAAGGAAGCAGTTATTTACAATTTAAACAATGGCATAATCTAGAGAGAAACTATGATTTCGGCCATGTTTATGTATCAACGGACTCTGTTAACTGGGTTCAAAAGCTTCGTGTTAATAATCTATCTAATGGTTGGATTGACGGTGAAGTTGATTTAAGTGAATATGCAGGTCAGAGAATTTATATCGCATTTAATGTAAAGACTGACGGCAGTGTGGTTAGGGATGGCTGGTATATAGATGATGTCAGACTAACTGACACACCACTTGCTGCTCCTCTAAAGGTAGATTTAGGTGTTGATGCAGACGATAAAGATTCGGCTAACATCGGCATGAAAGAAAAAGTAGACCCAAATAAACTGACGATCGCATTGCCAAAATCAAAGGATGCTAGTAAAGAACAACAAGCTACTCCGATGTTACTGCCAATGAATGCTCAGGTATCCGTCTTAGAATCAGGTCGTTCAGTAAAAACAAATCCTGCAAATGGTAGCTATGAATTGTCACATGCTGCAGGAGAATTTACAGTTGTAGCCGAATCCTATGGCTATTATCCTGAAACCAAAACAGTAACAATTGAGCAAGATGGTGAAGTGGTAGCAGACTTTACTCTTGAAGAACTGCCACAGGGGAATGTTTCAGGAACAATTACTAATCAGGCAACTGGTGAACCTGTTGCAGGAGCTACAATCTATTTAATAGAAGATGCTAAAATCGCTCCAGTAGTAACGGACGAAAATGGACAGTACTCACTCACTGCATATGAGGGTGAGTATACTCTAAAAGTGATTGCACCACATTTCTACAGTCAGGAAGTTACAATTACTCTTGAAGGAAGTATCGATCAGGATTTTGAAATCAAGCCTTTCATTGGCTATCCAGGTGAAATTGGTTATGATGATGGATCAGCTGAAAATGCAAGAGCATTTTACGATGCTGGAAATGGTTGGGCTGTAAAAATGTCCTTAGCACCAGGAAACACAAAGGCACTCGTTACAGGTGGCTTGTTCCGCTTCTGGGATACGGAGTGGCCCGTTCCAGGTGGTACTGCATTCAAAGTAGAAGTTTATGATGCGACTGGAGTGGATGGTGCACCAGGTAAAAAACTAGCAGGTCCGATTGATGCGACAGCTTTACGTGACGGTACATGGACACATGTTGATTTAAGTGGTGAAGGAATTGTTGTAGAAGGTGATTTCTATTTAGTCTATATCCAAGCAGGTATCAATACTGCATCACCAGGGCTTGGAACCGATGAAGATGGGGAAAAAGCCCTAAGAAGCTGGCAGTATGTTGGCGGTAGCTGGTCACCATCTCCAAAAGAAGAAGGAAATTATATGATCCGCGCCGTGGTTGATTATGAGGTAACCACTCCAACGATTACCTCTCCAGTTGATGGAACTTATACAAATGTTGGAAAGGTAACAGTTGAAGGGAATGCAGCACCAACAACAACTGTTCATGTTTATAATGATGGTGAGGAAATTACCACAGTGGGTGCCAATGAAAATGGCAAGTATGCTGTGGAAGTAGAGCTAAAAGATGGAGGAAATGTCCTAACCTCTAAAGCATCCACTGCACAGGGAATAACGGATGCATCAGCACCTGTTACAGTGATATATGATCAATATGCTCCAGAATTGGCGATTACTACACCAACAGATGGCAGCAAGTCGAATAAAGAAACTGTCACAGTAACTGGAACAGTTGTAGAGGACCATTTGAATTTCGTCAAAGTAAATGGAACATTAGCAAGTGTCGAAAATGGTAACTTCTCAGCGCGAATATTACTGGATGAAGGCACGAACGATATCGAAGTTTTAGCCGAGGATCTTGCAGGAAATGTAACAGGTGATTCAGTACAAATTGAGGTAGATTACAGTGCACCTGTTGTTACAGATGTAAAACCTGCTGAAGATGTGACTTTGAAAAAAGGTCAAACCGTTAAGATTGAGTTTACGAGTGAAGCTGGCTTAACCACAGCTTTTTCTATTAAGATGCCTTTGACAGATCTAAGCAGATCACAAGTGCAAAATGCTACTGAACTTCCAATGGTGGAAGTTTCACCAGGATATTACGTGGGGTACTATACAGCCACAAAAGACATGGTAGCCGATGGAGCAGTCATTGAGGTTAAGGCAAAGGATTCATTTGGAAATGAAGCTAGACAAACCGCTGATGGAAAATTGTTTATCAATGTGAAGAAACAGGGAAAAGAGAAATAA